TCAATAAAGTGGTTTTCCCGGATTTTGGGGGAGCGACTATCAAACCTCTCTGTCCTTTTCCTATAGGTGCAATCAGATCTATCAATCTAGTGGAAAGCTCTTTTGGATTTTTTCTGTTTTCCAGGGTAAATCTTTGTTTAGGATAAATAGGGGTAAGATATTCAAAGGGTGTTCTTCTAGTAGCATTTTCAGGATTTTCTCCATTAACGGAGTTTACATATAAAAGTGCTTGATATTTTTCCACATCCTTTGGAGGTCTAGTGGTACCAGCGACCAGATCTCCGGTTTTTAGGCTGAACCGTCTTATTTGGGATTGTGATACATATATATCTTTTGGACCGGGTAGGTAATTGTCAGATCTTAAAAAACCATATCCATCTGGAAGCACCTCTAAAACTCCCTGTTCTATACGGTTATCATCATTTTTCAAGTCTGGTATAAACAATTTCTTTTTATCTTTAATATTTTCCTCTCCTGAATAATTTCTTTTAGGTTTTACATCATCCTTCTTATCATCAACTTGTTTTTCCGCGCCTTTCATATCTTTTTTATAGCCATCTACCTTTTCGCCTCTGCTCTTTTCCAGTATCTTTTCTATAAGTTCACTTTTTCTGTATTTTGTAATGCTAGTAATAGACAAATCTTTTGCTATACTTCTAAGTTCGGGCAACTTTTTGCCCTGCAATTCTTCCAATAACAAATCATTCTCTCCTCTCATGTTTTGATATCAATTAAAATCAGACATAAATTTATTCAATTTTCTTATTTCTTAATTAATTCTAAAATAGGCAAATAAAGGTAGACCTTCTTTAAATTTTAAATTTAAAGATATCTCAAGGTAGGCAACAGTATTGTTATTTCCAGTATTATTATTTCCATTTTTATCATACTAATACATATTTAGATTGAATTTTATATCTGGAAAGGAAAATAGATGACATAAGGTGAGTCCAAAAGTCCCTTCTGAGGGATCTTTTGGACTTCAAGAAACAATAAAATTCTATACTTTTATATATCAAATAGCTATTTTTGCCTCATGCTTTACCCGAGCATCCAAATAATCTCATTTTAGTCTTTACTATATTTTTCATCTCTTCTCGAGCGGGTCCGAGTATCTTCCTAGGATCAATCTCTTCAGGTTTATCCTTTAAGACTTGTTTTACGCCTTTAGTAAAGGCTTGCCTTATCTCAGTATCTATGTTTATCTTGCAAACTCCCAGCTCTATTGCCTTTCTGATACTATCATCATCTATACCAGATGCTCCATGGAGAACTATAGGTATGTTAACCAGCCCTTTTATTGTCTTCAACCTGTCAAAGTCCAGTTTGGGCTGCCCTTTATATGCACCATGGGCAGTACCGATAGCTATCGCAAGAGAATCAACATCTGTTTCTTTAACAAAAGTTACCGCTTCTTCCGGATCAGTATATGTAGCATCTTTTTCCGCTACCACTACGTTATCCTCTACACCGCCAATTTTCCCCAGTTCACCTTCCACAGAAACACCCACTGCATGTGCTACATCTATAACTTTTTTAGTAATTTCTATATTCTTCTCTAAAGGATACTTTGAACCATCAAACATAACATTGGTAAACCCATATCTTATACACATCATAACCTGGTTAAAATCTGTCCCGTGGTCTAAATTCATCACAACAGGAACTGATGCCTTTTCAGCAGCCACTTTCACCATAGCCATTATATAATCTATACCTGCATACTTTAAAGCTCCCTGACTTGCCTGTAATATAACGGGAGATCTTTCTTCCTCCGCCGCTTCTATTATAGCCTGTACTATTTCCATGTTATTAGTGTTGAAGGCCCCTACAGCATAATTATTTTCATCTGCATGCTTCAGCAACTGTGCTCCGCTAACTA
This portion of the Clostridia bacterium genome encodes:
- a CDS encoding class II fructose-1,6-bisphosphate aldolase → MLVSGAQLLKHADENNYAVGAFNTNNMEIVQAIIEAAEEERSPVILQASQGALKYAGIDYIMAMVKVAAEKASVPVVMNLDHGTDFNQVMMCIRYGFTNVMFDGSKYPLEKNIEITKKVIDVAHAVGVSVEGELGKIGGVEDNVVVAEKDATYTDPEEAVTFVKETDVDSLAIAIGTAHGAYKGQPKLDFDRLKTIKGLVNIPIVLHGASGIDDDSIRKAIELGVCKINIDTEIRQAFTKGVKQVLKDKPEEIDPRKILGPAREEMKNIVKTKMRLFGCSGKA